Proteins encoded together in one Polaribacter reichenbachii window:
- a CDS encoding DUF4407 domain-containing protein: MLKNFFLTCSGVDKNLINECSNGEQNKYVGIGATVFFTAIMATIAGSYALYTVFDTIYTAILFGLIWGLLIFNLDRFIVSTIKKTDSKWKEFAQATPRIILAIIIATVISKPLELKLFEKEINQVLLTEKNQMTLDNKSQIAQQFTPEVNKINSEIDLLKQEISNKETETNALYQTYISEAEGTTGTKKLGKGPVYKEKRAKHDASLLALNQLKKENLEKINKKENTIASLLENQKLAEIKSQPIISNFDGLMARINALGKLPFFTSFFIFLLFLAIETSPIIAKLLAPKGEYDFKLEEKLSAVKTWATQQMQQREQMLNADITIDNKVYKDITADEELYNYKQKMARELMKLQADSFYKKQQKML; encoded by the coding sequence TTGCTTAAAAATTTCTTTCTTACCTGTTCTGGAGTTGATAAAAATTTAATTAACGAGTGTTCTAATGGAGAACAAAATAAATACGTTGGTATTGGAGCCACCGTCTTTTTTACTGCAATTATGGCAACTATTGCTGGTTCTTATGCTTTATACACTGTTTTCGATACTATTTATACTGCCATTTTATTCGGATTAATTTGGGGATTACTCATCTTTAATTTAGACAGATTTATAGTCTCTACCATAAAAAAAACAGATTCTAAATGGAAAGAATTTGCACAAGCTACACCAAGAATTATTTTGGCAATAATCATTGCTACTGTTATTTCTAAACCTTTAGAATTAAAACTGTTTGAAAAAGAAATCAATCAGGTTTTGTTAACAGAGAAAAACCAAATGACTTTGGATAATAAATCTCAAATAGCACAACAATTTACACCAGAGGTTAATAAAATTAATTCAGAAATTGATTTGCTTAAACAGGAAATTTCAAATAAAGAAACAGAAACGAATGCCTTATATCAAACTTATATTTCTGAGGCAGAAGGTACAACAGGAACAAAAAAACTAGGTAAAGGGCCTGTTTACAAAGAAAAAAGAGCTAAACACGATGCTTCTTTATTAGCTTTAAATCAACTGAAAAAAGAAAATTTAGAAAAGATTAATAAAAAAGAAAATACAATTGCTTCTTTATTAGAAAATCAAAAGTTAGCAGAAATAAAATCGCAACCCATAATTTCTAATTTTGATGGTTTAATGGCAAGAATTAATGCTTTGGGTAAATTACCTTTCTTTACATCTTTCTTTATTTTCTTGTTGTTTTTGGCTATTGAAACATCGCCTATTATTGCTAAATTATTAGCACCAAAAGGTGAATATGATTTTAAATTAGAAGAAAAATTATCTGCTGTTAAAACTTGGGCAACTCAACAAATGCAACAAAGAGAGCAAATGCTAAATGCTGATATTACTATAGATAATAAAGTGTACAAAGATATTACTGCTGATGAAGAATTGTACAACTACAAACAGAAAATGGCAAGAGAATTAATGAAACTACAGGCTGATTCATTTTACAAGAAACAGCAAAAAATGCTATAA
- a CDS encoding OmpA family protein yields MKKIYFGAVFTLLSFLTQAQEDFDHWSIDIGGGLHQIGSTITPGYSANILGQGSMGFRYMFNEKFGLRLDLGYNSFSADENSTADFKSNYYRASLEGVVNLGNLLNFKSFTNRFNLLAHVGAGAASLNVTEPTDNGGDLMYVMNVGLTPQFKLSNRFSIFLDFNSLIHYNQEDNFDGGANTSGRESNISLMNTSIGLNIALGRNKQSADFWNEELDEEVIDGELVSLKKRLDSAEKEIAILKTKESGPNKELIMTELDERYVKKNEINKYANVVSGSNVDFIRNLLNSGYINVYFDTNKTKIQEGSLNSVNYLKQFMIDNPYVNAELIGYADETGTVERNKTLSQNRAKMVFDVLVAAGINPTRLSYFGGGEDTSVAKDARQLARKVTFKIK; encoded by the coding sequence ATGAAGAAAATTTACTTTGGGGCAGTATTTACATTATTGTCTTTTTTAACTCAAGCACAAGAAGATTTTGACCATTGGTCTATAGATATTGGAGGAGGTTTACATCAAATTGGTTCTACAATAACTCCTGGTTATTCTGCAAATATCTTGGGACAAGGAAGTATGGGTTTTAGATACATGTTTAATGAAAAATTTGGTTTACGTTTAGATTTAGGATACAATAGCTTTAGTGCAGACGAAAATAGTACTGCTGATTTTAAATCTAACTACTATAGAGCTTCGTTAGAAGGAGTTGTAAATTTAGGAAACCTTTTAAATTTTAAATCGTTTACTAATCGCTTTAACCTTTTGGCACATGTTGGTGCAGGTGCAGCTTCTTTAAATGTTACAGAACCAACTGATAATGGTGGTGATTTAATGTATGTAATGAATGTTGGTTTAACACCTCAGTTTAAATTATCAAATAGATTTTCTATATTTTTAGATTTTAATTCTCTTATACATTATAATCAAGAAGATAATTTTGATGGTGGTGCAAACACATCTGGAAGAGAATCTAATATTAGTCTAATGAATACTTCTATAGGTCTTAACATTGCCTTAGGTAGAAATAAACAATCTGCTGATTTTTGGAATGAAGAATTAGATGAAGAAGTAATCGATGGCGAATTAGTTTCATTAAAAAAACGTTTAGATTCTGCTGAAAAAGAAATTGCAATCTTAAAAACAAAAGAATCTGGTCCTAATAAAGAACTTATTATGACTGAACTTGACGAAAGATATGTTAAAAAGAATGAAATTAATAAATACGCAAATGTTGTTAGTGGTTCTAATGTAGATTTCATTAGAAACTTGTTAAACAGCGGTTATATTAATGTATATTTTGATACAAATAAAACTAAAATTCAAGAAGGTTCTTTAAATTCTGTAAATTACTTAAAACAATTTATGATTGATAATCCATACGTAAATGCAGAATTAATTGGTTATGCTGATGAAACTGGTACTGTAGAAAGAAACAAAACACTTTCTCAGAATAGAGCAAAAATGGTATTTGATGTTTTAGTTGCTGCTGGAATCAACCCAACTAGACTTTCTTATTTTGGTGGTGGAGAAGATACTTCTGTTGCAAAAGATGCAAGACAATTAGCTAGAAAAGTTACTTTTAAAATTAAATAA
- the nirB gene encoding nitrite reductase large subunit NirB: MKTIIVVGNGMVGYKFCEKFVTAANNKGFRVIVFGEEPRPAYDRVHLSEFFENQDAKALEMAPAEWYAENAIDLIVNERVSDIQRNTKTIITAKNRVFTYDYLVLATGSSAFVPPIKGVEKEGVFVYRTIEDLEGMLAYADKLRTENSEAKAAVLGGGLLGLEAGKAVMDMGLEPHIVEFAPKLMPRQLDSRSSQVLQLKLESIGLNIHLSKATNQILGDEGRITGMEFGEDDVLNVDMLVVSAGIRPRDELGKTSGLEMGVRGGIVVNNKMQTSDENIYAIGEVALYNQMIYGLVAPGYDMAGVAVDQILGNEESLMPASIDMSTKLKLIGVDVASFGEPFMPASKGHSIIFENKTQHLYKRINVSLDGKKLLGGILVGDASDYNMLHQIYLNGMKIPEDPAQLILPVTEGSSSFGDVMDLPDEAQVCSCENVTKGQICGVIESGEAKDLADVVSCTKAGTGCGGCKPMVKDITTATLKSLGIEVKDSVCEHFDYNRQDLYKIIEVKGYTTFNEVLDNHGNGGHGCELCKPLVASLMATINADTANKEYAIQDSNDRFLANIQRNGTYSVVPRVPGGEITPDKLIALGEIAKKYDLYTKVTGGVRIDLFGATLNQLPLIWKELIAHGFESGHAYGKSLRTVKTCVGSTWCRYGMAESVSFGIELENRYRGIRAPHKIKGGVSGCIRECAEARGKDFGLIAVEGGWNLYLGGNGGANPRHAELFAEQIDNETVVKYLDRYLMFYMRTAKPLQRTAAWQERLEGGLEYLKEVIIDDKLGIAEDLETEMETLVNKFECEWTQAVNDPEVMKRFNHFVNSDEEDDNIVFVPMRDQKMPEQWV, from the coding sequence ATGAAAACTATTATAGTTGTAGGTAATGGAATGGTTGGTTATAAATTTTGTGAAAAATTTGTTACAGCTGCTAATAATAAAGGGTTTAGAGTTATCGTTTTTGGAGAAGAACCAAGACCTGCTTATGATAGAGTTCATTTAAGTGAATTTTTTGAAAATCAAGATGCCAAGGCTTTAGAAATGGCACCTGCTGAATGGTATGCAGAAAATGCTATCGATTTAATTGTTAATGAAAGAGTTTCTGACATCCAAAGAAATACAAAAACAATTATTACTGCTAAAAATAGAGTTTTTACTTACGATTACTTAGTTTTAGCCACAGGTTCTTCTGCTTTTGTGCCTCCAATTAAAGGTGTGGAAAAAGAAGGAGTTTTTGTCTACAGAACCATTGAAGATTTAGAAGGGATGTTAGCTTATGCAGATAAACTGAGAACAGAAAACTCAGAAGCAAAAGCAGCTGTTTTGGGTGGTGGTTTATTAGGTTTAGAAGCAGGTAAAGCAGTAATGGATATGGGTTTAGAGCCACATATTGTAGAGTTTGCTCCTAAATTAATGCCAAGACAATTAGATTCTAGAAGTAGTCAGGTTTTACAATTAAAATTAGAATCAATTGGTTTAAATATTCATTTAAGTAAAGCTACCAATCAGATTTTAGGAGATGAAGGTAGAATTACAGGAATGGAATTTGGTGAAGATGATGTTCTTAATGTAGATATGCTAGTGGTTTCTGCTGGAATTCGTCCAAGAGATGAACTTGGGAAAACTTCTGGTTTAGAAATGGGAGTTCGTGGAGGAATTGTAGTAAACAATAAAATGCAAACTTCAGATGAAAATATCTATGCAATTGGAGAAGTTGCTTTGTACAATCAAATGATATATGGTTTGGTAGCTCCTGGTTATGATATGGCTGGAGTTGCAGTAGATCAGATTTTGGGTAATGAAGAAAGTTTAATGCCAGCTAGTATAGATATGTCTACCAAATTAAAATTAATTGGAGTAGATGTAGCAAGTTTTGGTGAGCCTTTTATGCCAGCATCTAAAGGGCATTCTATCATATTCGAAAATAAAACACAACATTTATATAAGAGAATTAATGTTAGTCTTGATGGTAAAAAATTACTAGGAGGTATATTAGTAGGTGATGCATCTGATTATAATATGTTGCATCAAATTTATTTAAACGGAATGAAAATTCCTGAAGATCCAGCCCAATTAATTTTGCCAGTAACAGAAGGAAGTTCTTCTTTTGGTGATGTTATGGATTTGCCAGATGAAGCTCAAGTTTGTTCTTGCGAAAACGTTACAAAAGGTCAGATTTGTGGAGTAATAGAAAGTGGAGAAGCTAAAGATTTAGCAGATGTAGTTTCTTGTACAAAAGCAGGTACAGGTTGTGGTGGTTGTAAACCAATGGTAAAAGATATTACTACAGCAACTTTAAAATCTTTAGGTATAGAAGTTAAAGATTCTGTTTGTGAACATTTCGATTATAACAGACAAGATTTATATAAAATCATTGAAGTAAAAGGTTATACAACTTTTAATGAAGTATTAGATAATCACGGAAATGGAGGTCATGGTTGTGAATTATGTAAGCCTTTAGTAGCATCTTTAATGGCTACAATTAATGCAGACACTGCAAATAAAGAATATGCAATTCAAGATTCTAATGATCGATTTTTAGCAAACATTCAAAGAAATGGAACCTATTCTGTGGTACCTAGAGTTCCTGGTGGAGAAATTACCCCAGATAAATTAATTGCCTTAGGAGAAATCGCAAAAAAATACGATTTATACACCAAAGTTACTGGTGGTGTAAGAATCGATTTATTTGGAGCAACTTTAAATCAACTGCCATTAATTTGGAAAGAATTAATTGCTCACGGTTTCGAAAGTGGTCATGCTTATGGTAAATCTTTACGAACTGTAAAAACCTGTGTAGGTTCTACTTGGTGTAGATATGGAATGGCAGAAAGTGTCAGTTTTGGTATCGAATTAGAAAATAGATATAGAGGTATTCGTGCCCCACATAAAATTAAAGGTGGAGTTTCTGGTTGTATTAGAGAATGTGCAGAAGCGCGTGGAAAAGACTTTGGTTTAATTGCTGTAGAAGGGGGTTGGAATCTTTATTTAGGAGGAAATGGAGGTGCAAATCCAAGACACGCAGAATTATTTGCAGAACAAATAGATAACGAAACTGTAGTAAAATACTTAGACAGATACTTAATGTTTTATATGCGAACTGCAAAACCTTTACAAAGAACTGCTGCATGGCAAGAGCGTTTAGAAGGTGGTTTAGAGTATTTAAAAGAGGTAATTATTGATGATAAATTAGGCATTGCAGAAGATTTAGAAACTGAAATGGAAACTTTAGTGAATAAGTTTGAATGCGAATGGACACAAGCTGTTAATGATCCAGAAGTTATGAAACGATTCAATCACTTTGTAAATTCTGATGAAGAAGATGATAACATTGTTTTTGTACCAATGAGAGATCAAAAAATGCCAGAACAATGGGTGTAA
- a CDS encoding M56 family metallopeptidase, producing the protein MIAYLLKSTTCLALLLAFYYLVLEREKMHNFNRFYLLSSVLFSFLVPLFIIYTDAAPIILENVNTPNITYDIEEIPAEIIVENPINYKSILMTLYFIISSILFIRLGRNLFNIINKTKRNTVIPYQKAILILVDDKILPHTFWNYIFINKNDYENKKVEKELFTHELTHVTQKHTLDILLLEILQAIFWINPFFILLKKAVQLNHEFLADERVIHQHKNITQYQHLLLNKAAWKNEYYLASNLNYSLTKKRLKMMTTQSSQVKILFKKLAVIPLLAGFIFLFAERVEAQKIIEVKEYIDTPINDLQIEDLEPEDIRVKLKDVNNLKISYIDKDTIIEKNKASQKQMNEYKKLLNEGKKHNIYKLKNIKKMQTIYSLMSEKQKNSVQNVSEIIPPPPPAMDTIYTYQALVKRTKFIPNNKKNNIQYLKVLYKKMSPSKRKKVESPNSISKYIKQLENLSEAQIKKVNEVYDIIRTKAKSKGRKFYTATEYKELENLYSKMLLSKQ; encoded by the coding sequence ATGATTGCATATCTTTTAAAATCAACAACTTGTTTAGCATTACTTTTAGCCTTCTATTACCTAGTTTTAGAAAGAGAGAAAATGCATAATTTTAATCGATTCTATTTATTGAGTAGTGTATTATTTTCTTTTTTAGTCCCATTATTTATTATTTATACTGATGCTGCTCCCATAATTCTAGAAAATGTAAATACACCGAATATAACTTACGATATCGAAGAAATTCCAGCAGAAATTATTGTTGAAAATCCGATTAACTATAAATCAATTTTAATGACTTTATATTTTATAATATCATCAATATTATTCATTCGTTTAGGGAGAAATTTATTCAACATCATTAATAAAACAAAAAGAAACACAGTAATTCCTTATCAAAAAGCAATTTTAATTTTGGTTGATGATAAAATATTACCTCATACTTTTTGGAATTATATTTTTATCAATAAAAATGATTACGAAAACAAAAAGGTTGAAAAAGAACTTTTTACACACGAGCTAACACACGTTACACAAAAACACACACTAGATATTTTACTCTTAGAAATACTACAAGCCATTTTCTGGATAAATCCTTTCTTTATTTTATTAAAAAAAGCGGTACAATTAAACCACGAATTTTTGGCAGATGAGCGTGTAATACATCAACATAAAAATATAACCCAATATCAGCATTTATTATTAAACAAAGCTGCTTGGAAAAACGAATATTACTTGGCCAGTAATTTGAATTATTCACTTACTAAAAAAAGATTAAAAATGATGACAACACAAAGTTCGCAAGTAAAAATCTTGTTTAAAAAACTGGCGGTAATTCCGCTTTTAGCAGGGTTTATTTTCCTCTTTGCAGAAAGAGTTGAAGCGCAAAAAATTATAGAAGTTAAAGAATATATAGATACTCCAATTAATGATTTACAAATTGAAGATTTAGAACCAGAAGATATTAGGGTAAAACTAAAAGACGTAAATAATTTAAAAATTTCTTATATAGACAAAGACACTATCATTGAAAAAAACAAAGCATCACAAAAGCAGATGAACGAATATAAGAAGCTTTTAAATGAAGGGAAAAAACATAATATCTACAAATTAAAGAATATCAAAAAAATGCAAACTATTTATAGTTTGATGTCTGAAAAACAAAAAAATTCTGTTCAGAATGTTTCTGAAATAATTCCTCCTCCTCCACCTGCAATGGATACAATTTACACATATCAAGCATTAGTAAAAAGAACCAAATTCATTCCTAACAACAAAAAGAATAATATTCAATATTTAAAAGTATTATATAAAAAAATGTCGCCCTCAAAAAGGAAAAAGGTTGAAAGCCCAAATAGCATAAGTAAATATATTAAACAATTAGAAAATTTATCAGAAGCTCAAATTAAAAAAGTAAATGAAGTTTATGATATAATTAGAACTAAAGCAAAATCTAAGGGAAGAAAATTTTATACTGCTACCGAATATAAAGAACTTGAAAATCTCTATAGCAAAATGCTTTTGAGCAAACAATAA
- a CDS encoding peptidylprolyl isomerase → MKRILLLVSIILMSSCGSKKFNEKWLKKEAPASFKARFETTKGNFEIEAKREWSPNGVDRLYQLIKNDYYVDVAIFRVVPNFVAQFGIHNDSLINNSWKTKGVKDEPVIQKNDSMTISFARGGVNSRSNQIFINLKENHRLDKLDFSGVTGFPVVAKVISGQENILKFYDGYGDKLGRKQDSISRFGNEFLRKKFPKVDYITKAYILKK, encoded by the coding sequence ATGAAACGAATTTTACTTTTAGTATCTATAATTTTAATGTCCTCTTGTGGATCAAAAAAGTTTAATGAAAAATGGTTAAAAAAAGAGGCTCCTGCTAGTTTTAAAGCGAGATTTGAAACTACAAAAGGTAACTTTGAGATTGAAGCAAAAAGAGAATGGTCTCCAAATGGTGTGGATAGATTATACCAACTAATTAAAAATGATTATTATGTTGATGTTGCTATTTTTAGAGTAGTACCCAATTTTGTTGCTCAATTTGGTATTCATAATGATAGTTTAATCAATAATTCTTGGAAAACAAAAGGTGTTAAAGACGAGCCTGTAATTCAGAAAAATGATTCTATGACAATTTCTTTTGCAAGAGGAGGTGTTAATTCTAGGTCTAATCAGATATTTATTAATCTAAAAGAAAATCATAGATTAGATAAATTGGACTTTTCTGGAGTAACTGGTTTTCCTGTTGTTGCAAAAGTTATTTCTGGGCAAGAAAATATATTAAAATTTTATGATGGTTATGGAGATAAATTAGGGCGTAAACAAGATTCTATATCCAGATTTGGTAATGAGTTTTTAAGGAAAAAATTTCCTAAAGTAGACTATATAACCAAGGCTTATATTTTAAAGAAGTAA
- a CDS encoding BlaI/MecI/CopY family transcriptional regulator: MQLSKTEEQLMQYLWKRKKAFLKELLEDFPEPKPATTTVATLLKRISDKGFIDYKLFGKSREYYPIIKKTDYFSKHVNGLIKNFFNDSASQFASFFTKETNLTTKELEDLKKVIDSQIKKQQK; the protein is encoded by the coding sequence ATGCAATTATCAAAAACAGAAGAACAATTAATGCAGTATTTATGGAAACGTAAAAAAGCATTTTTAAAAGAACTTTTAGAAGATTTTCCTGAACCAAAACCTGCAACAACTACAGTTGCTACATTGCTAAAAAGAATTTCTGATAAAGGTTTTATAGATTATAAACTGTTTGGTAAATCTAGAGAATATTACCCAATCATAAAAAAGACAGATTATTTTTCGAAACATGTAAATGGTCTTATTAAAAATTTCTTTAATGATTCTGCTAGTCAGTTTGCATCGTTTTTTACAAAAGAAACAAATTTAACTACTAAGGAATTAGAAGATTTAAAAAAAGTAATAGATTCTCAAATTAAAAAACAACAAAAATGA
- a CDS encoding dipeptidase, translating into MKSIQNYIEENKQRFLDELIDLLKIPSISADSAYKKDVLLTADFVLNSLKKAGCDKVELCETPGYPIIYGEKIIDKKLPTVLVYGHYDVQPADPIELWTSPPFEPIIKKTEIHPEGAIFARGACDDKGQMYMHVKALEYMTSTGNLPCNVKFMIEGEEEVGSESLAWFVPRNKEKLANDVILISDTGIIANNIPSITTGLRGLSYVEVEVTGPNRDLHSGLYGGAVANPINILTKMIASLHDKNNHITIPGFYDNVEELSKEERAEMAKAPFSLDAYKSALNIDAVYGEEGYTTNERNAIRPTLDVNGIWGGYIGEGAKTVIASKAFAKISMRLVPNQDWREITDLFVKHFESIAPKSVKVKVKPHHGGQGYVTPIDNIAYQAASQAYETTFGKTPIPQRSGGSIPIVALFEKELKSKTILMGFGLNSDAIHSPNEHFGVWNYLKGIETIPYFYTNFTKLYL; encoded by the coding sequence ATGAAAAGCATCCAAAATTATATTGAAGAGAATAAACAACGGTTTTTAGATGAATTAATTGATTTGTTAAAAATACCATCAATATCAGCAGATTCAGCTTATAAAAAAGATGTTTTATTAACAGCAGACTTTGTATTGAATAGTCTTAAAAAAGCTGGTTGTGATAAAGTGGAATTATGTGAAACTCCTGGTTATCCAATAATATATGGAGAAAAAATTATTGATAAAAAATTACCAACGGTTTTAGTTTATGGTCATTATGATGTACAACCTGCAGATCCAATAGAATTATGGACTTCACCTCCCTTTGAACCTATCATCAAAAAAACAGAAATTCATCCAGAAGGAGCAATTTTTGCTAGAGGTGCTTGTGATGATAAAGGACAAATGTATATGCACGTTAAAGCTTTAGAGTATATGACATCCACAGGGAATTTACCGTGTAATGTTAAATTTATGATTGAAGGTGAAGAAGAAGTTGGTTCAGAAAGTTTAGCTTGGTTTGTACCTAGAAATAAAGAAAAGTTGGCAAATGATGTCATTTTAATATCAGATACAGGAATAATTGCCAACAATATTCCGTCAATAACAACAGGTTTACGTGGCTTGAGTTATGTAGAAGTAGAAGTAACAGGACCAAATAGAGACTTACATTCTGGTTTATATGGTGGTGCTGTAGCAAACCCTATCAATATTTTAACCAAAATGATAGCTTCTTTACACGATAAAAACAATCATATTACCATTCCTGGATTTTATGATAATGTAGAAGAATTATCAAAAGAAGAAAGAGCAGAAATGGCAAAAGCTCCTTTTTCTTTGGATGCATATAAATCAGCATTAAATATTGATGCAGTTTATGGTGAAGAAGGGTATACGACTAACGAACGTAATGCTATAAGACCTACATTAGATGTTAATGGAATTTGGGGAGGCTATATAGGTGAAGGTGCAAAAACGGTAATTGCTAGTAAAGCTTTTGCAAAGATTTCTATGCGTTTAGTACCAAATCAAGATTGGAGAGAAATCACTGATTTATTTGTAAAACATTTTGAAAGTATTGCACCTAAATCTGTAAAAGTTAAGGTAAAACCTCACCATGGAGGCCAAGGTTATGTTACGCCAATAGATAATATTGCATATCAAGCCGCAAGTCAAGCCTACGAAACTACTTTTGGAAAAACTCCTATTCCGCAAAGAAGTGGAGGAAGCATACCAATTGTAGCCTTATTTGAGAAAGAACTAAAGAGTAAGACTATTTTAATGGGCTTTGGTTTAAACTCAGATGCTATTCATTCTCCAAACGAACATTTTGGAGTTTGGAACTACTTAAAAGGCATAGAAACTATTCCATATTTTTATACTAATTTTACTAAGCTTTACTTATAA